TAGCCAGTAAAATTATATTGTTCTATCCTTTActctctattattatttttttttttccactcagggttaaaaaatctaaaaggaGAATCTTAATCTTAGTGCCTTTAAAAAAGGCCCATGTTTGAAAACCACAGCAGAATATAATATAGGTAAAGTAGTAGATACTATAGATAGAGAATAATAAATGCAGAAACATATATTCAAGACATTAATCACacaaatcaaaaaaaagaaaaggaatacaATAATCACAGACTCACAGCACTTGATACTCTCTTActctcacactctctcactcactcactcactcagtAGTCCCTATAAGCACTGTTCCCACTCAGCCACACTTGCTTTTCccactttctctttttctctcttttaattttttccatacTCTTTCTCTCCttgtctctttcttctttccaaatcttttttttcaCACTCAAAACGCAGTGCTTTTACTGCTTTTTCATACCACAACCACACTGTAcaacctctctctttctctctctcttcacacTTTCATATCAGGCCCAGTGCTGGTTTTGCAGCAGGGTTTCTGGTAATGCTAAGAGCTTAGTAAATCTTTGCGCTTTTTTTATAGCTGTTTTTGTAATCTTGGGTTTCATTTTGAGCACACAAGTAATGGGCAAGAATGTGCTGGTTTTGGGTCTCACCCTTTTGGTTCTATTTGGAGCTGTATCATCAGCTTCTACCTCTGCTTCTCCAGCAAGTGAGTACTGGGTGTAGTTTGTAATGTGTGTTTTGTAAGTGTTTATGAGCTAAAAATGCTTGCTTTTATATGATCTGAATTTGAtgtgtatcttttcttttttttgtgtgttgtgGGTGCAGAGATTATTCATGGGATTTTCTCAAATGCTGTgtctttttttatgaaatggTTGTGGTCACTCAAATCAACGACCAAAACAGGTATGGTATAGATCTCTGGTACTAggcatatttttctttgattttctgatGTGGGTTTTTCTGATTTTGTTTGATGGTAATCTGAAATGGTGGGTTTCATGGGATTTTAATGTGTGCAGCAATTTCTGGGCGTCCAATGATGAAGTTTGAAAGTGGATATACTGTGGAGACTGTGTTTGATGGAAGCAAGCTTGGTATTGAGCCTTACTCAGTTGAGGTGTTGCCTGGTGGAGAGCTTTTGGTTCTGGACTCTGCTAATAGTAACCTCTATAGGATCTCtgcctctctttctctatgtgagtgtttgtttgttttgtttatgtaatGGATTGGAAATATTGCTTGCTTGGCTCATCTTCTCTTTATTGAGTtccatttctattttgttttgaaaattgttgATTTGGGTGTGTTTGGctgttttcttttaaatttctgCCTCTATTGGCCATTCTATTCTGAGAAGTGTAATGGGTTTGCTTTCTATGTATAAAATTAATCATAAGCCTTTCTTGTTGATTGTGGTATCTTGCCGCGTATTGTATCAACTTGTGTTTAAATTATTGTCTATTATGTAGAACACATGGTTGGTGAATTAGTTTATTTGGAAGTAGAATGTGTATAATGTGCCAAGTTCCTATTAAAATTACACTCCACTCCACTCTTCCTCAATTTGgtatttctatatatttctgAAGCCAGTTGTCTCAAGTAATACTTAAAATACAGTTTCAATTACATTCTTTTTAGCTTCGGGAAGATGTAGCATGGAAGTTTTGTTAGCAAAGAAGAAGTATTTGCTGTGAATGCAATGCTAGCGCAGGTTTATATCAtcggaaaataaataaagaattacATTCCTTTTTGGAGTTTTGTAAACTTTCTTATGTAAAATTGGACAAAGTTGACCCTATAATATGTTTCTTATACTATATTTAACTTGTAATCTTGTAATTCCTACACTGTCAGACTACGCCTTAATGTATAAGACTCATACTGCAActtcttcaaattttatttttctgataTCTTGAGAAAGTGAACAATTGTTAAAGCAAATGGCTATCTGGgatgtctcattttttttttttgttgcataaTTAAAATACATAGGAAAACTGCAGACATGACCCCCTAAAGGTTACACTCCATTCTCACACTCTTTTGTTATGATTGACCTTTTCATGTGTGTGCATTTTCTTTACTTATGATCATAAATACATTGGAAAACTGCAGACATGACACCCTAAAGGTTACACTCCATTCTGACATACTCTTTTGTTATGATTTACCTTTTCATGTGTGTGCATTTTCTTTACTTATAGTCATAAATACATTGGAAAACTGCAGACAGCAGACCGAAGCTAGTCACAGGATCCCCTGAAGGTTATTCTGGACACATAGATGGGAGAACTAGAGATGCAAGGATGAACCACCCAAAGGGGCTTACAGTTGATGACAGAGGAAATATTTATATTGCAGACACTATGAATATGGCTATCAGGAAGATAAGTGAAGCTGGTAAATGCTATATGTGTTTGTTGAAGAGTTCCCTCTGCCaaagtgaaaattttcatatcaactatatatatatgatttttttgttaataaaaaatcaCTCTAAAACAATTCTTTGTGTTGGTGTTACAGTTGTgaatttctatttgtttctaaCATGGTTGGAATTTCTACCTGCAGGTGTTACAACAATTGCAGGAGGGAGATTGGGCCGTGGAGGGGGTCATGTCGATGGACCAAGTGAAGATGCAAAATTTTCTGATGACTTTGATGTGGTTTACATTGGTAGCAGTTGCTCCCTACTAGTCATAGACAGAGGAAACCAAGCTATCAGGGAGATCCAACTCCACTTTGATGATTGTGCTTATCAATATGGAAGTGGCTTTCCTCTTGGTAAACTCCTTAGTTCAAATTGCATCCTTTACATTTTTCTATGCCAATGATCAATATGTactatttttcatcattacagGAATTGCAATGCTTGTCGCGGCTGGCTTCTTTGGGTACATGCTGGCATTGCTGCAACGTAGAGTGGGTACAATTTTGTCTTCCCATGATGTGAGTAATCTCTTGCCTTCTGCACTCTACAAGATAAATATCTGGTCATTTGATGTTGTATAACTTATGCTTAGTTATAGAATTACCTATCAGAATTATGTTAGAATTTAGATAAGTCTGAAATGTCATTCAAAAGAGTGAGTTATTTATCAATTCTTTTTCCATGCACGTGTttggaaattgaaaaatcagatcCAGGAATACTTTTCAGTCTAATCTTATATCTTGTACTGAAggaatttttataattgaaaacAAATGTTGTCTGGCAAGCTGTAGCcaagttattctttttttcctttctttctaatGAAGTCATTGCATGAAAAAGCACTGGATATTCACCCTCTGTATTTTGTATTATGTATTAGCCATATGCCAAGAGCAACTTTAACATGAGATCATGcagatataattttttgtagttCAAAATGCTGCCTATTTGCTGTAgcatgaataaaatttctagtgtcttttatgaaaaaatgaaacCTTCATTCATCTTTTATCTCATGCTTTTAAAGGATCAGGGTCCAACAAAGACAAGCATTCCATCAACCCCGTATCAGAAGCCTCCGAAGTCTGTGAGGCCTCCATTAATCCCAGCAGAAGATGAACATGAGAAACAAGAAGAAGGCTTCCTTGGATCCATTGGAAAGCTTCTTGTCAACACTTGGGCATCAGTAGTGGAGATTCTGGGAGCAATATTTCCTGTGTTTAGAAAGAAGGAGCCACTAAACTATGAATATCAAAACCTGCAGTATCAGCTGCAACAAAAGCACTCAAATGCTTGGCCCATGCAAGAGAGCTTTGTGATACCTGATGAAGATGAGCCCCCTTCAATTGAAACCAGAACCCCGACTCCACGTAAAACCTACCCTTTCATGTCCAAGGATGCAGACAAGATACACCAATTGCGTCAAAGTCAAGTTTTCTATAACGAGTGGGACGGCGATCTtcagcagcatcagcatcagcagaaacagcagcagcagcagcagcatcaGCAGAAACAGCAGCAGCATCGTCATAGGTATTATTCGTCCATCCCACATACTTACTATGAGCAGAGCTTTGAGCAAACCAATGAAGTTGTTTTTGGGGCAGTTCAGGAACAGGATGGAAAGCGTGAATCAGTGGTGATAAAGCCTGTTGATTATGGAAATCCCATGTTTGATCATCACAACATTCGCTCTCGAAGTAATTATATGGGCTATCACTATGGCTATTGATCATATACACATAAAAGATCTCTTAGTTTTGACCTTGTTCCTTATTATTAGTCCTTTAAAATTTAGGTTATAGGTGGTACCAAGATTttcttctgaaaaaaaaaagaaaaaaaaaaaaaatgaggagtgTATGTGGGAAGCTTTGCAGATATGAGATTTACTGTTTCTGGCAAAAA
This genomic stretch from Quercus lobata isolate SW786 chromosome 3, ValleyOak3.0 Primary Assembly, whole genome shotgun sequence harbors:
- the LOC115982676 gene encoding uncharacterized protein LOC115982676 isoform X3 — protein: MGKNVLVLGLTLLVLFGAVSSASTSASPAKIIHGIFSNAVSFFMKWLWSLKSTTKTAISGRPMMKFESGYTVETVFDGSKLGIEPYSVEVLPGGELLVLDSANSNLYRISASLSLYSRPKLVTGSPEGYSGHIDGRTRDARMNHPKGLTVDDRGNIYIADTMNMAIRKISEAGVTTIAGGRLGRGGGHVDGPSEDAKFSDDFDVVYIGSSCSLLVIDRGNQAIREIQLHFDDCAYQYGSGFPLGIAMLVAAGFFGYMLALLQRRVGTILSSHDDQGPTKTSIPSTPYQKPPKSVRPPLIPAEDEHEKQEEGFLGSIGKLLVNTWASVVEILGAIFPVFRKKEPLNYEYQNLQYQLQQKHSNAWPMQESFVIPDEDEPPSIETRTPTPRKTYPFMSKDADKIHQLRQSQVFYNEWDGDLQQHQHQQKQQQQQQHQQKQQQHRHRNRMESVNQW
- the LOC115982676 gene encoding uncharacterized protein LOC115982676 isoform X4; translated protein: MGKNVLVLGLTLLVLFGAVSSASTSASPAKIIHGIFSNAVSFFMKWLWSLKSTTKTAISGRPMMKFESGYTVETVFDGSKLGIEPYSVEVLPGGELLVLDSANSNLYRISASLSLYSRPKLVTGSPEGYSGHIDGRTRDARMNHPKGLTVDDRGNIYIADTMNMAIRKISEAGVTTIAGGRLGRGGGHVDGPSEDAKFSDDFDVVYIGSSCSLLVIDRGNQAIREIQLHFDDCAYQYGSGFPLGIAMLVAAGFFGYMLALLQRRVGTILSSHDDQGPTKTSIPSTPYQKPPKSVRPPLIPAEDEHEKQEEGFLGSIGKLLVNTWASVVEILGAIFPVFRKKEPLNYEYQNLQYQLQQKHSNAWPMQESFVIPDEDEPPSIETRTPTPRKTYPFMSKDADKIHQLRQSQVFYNEWDGDLQQHQHQQKQQQQQQHQQKQQQHRHSSGTGWKA
- the LOC115982676 gene encoding uncharacterized protein LOC115982676 isoform X1; this encodes MGKNVLVLGLTLLVLFGAVSSASTSASPAKIIHGIFSNAVSFFMKWLWSLKSTTKTAISGRPMMKFESGYTVETVFDGSKLGIEPYSVEVLPGGELLVLDSANSNLYRISASLSLYSRPKLVTGSPEGYSGHIDGRTRDARMNHPKGLTVDDRGNIYIADTMNMAIRKISEAGVTTIAGGRLGRGGGHVDGPSEDAKFSDDFDVVYIGSSCSLLVIDRGNQAIREIQLHFDDCAYQYGSGFPLGIAMLVAAGFFGYMLALLQRRVGTILSSHDDQGPTKTSIPSTPYQKPPKSVRPPLIPAEDEHEKQEEGFLGSIGKLLVNTWASVVEILGAIFPVFRKKEPLNYEYQNLQYQLQQKHSNAWPMQESFVIPDEDEPPSIETRTPTPRKTYPFMSKDADKIHQLRQSQVFYNEWDGDLQQHQHQQKQQQQQQHQQKQQQHRHRYYSSIPHTYYEQSFEQTNEVVFGAVQEQDGKRESVVIKPVDYGNPMFDHHNIRSRSNYMGYHYGY
- the LOC115982676 gene encoding uncharacterized protein LOC115982676 isoform X2; translation: MGKNVLVLGLTLLVLFGAVSSASTSASPAKIIHGIFSNAVSFFMKWLWSLKSTTKTAISGRPMMKFESGYTVETVFDGSKLGIEPYSVEVLPGGELLVLDSANSNLYRISASLSLYSRPKLVTGSPEGYSGHIDGRTRDARMNHPKGLTVDDRGNIYIADTMNMAIRKISEAGVTTIAGGRLGRGGGHVDGPSEDAKFSDDFDVVYIGSSCSLLVIDRGNQAIREIQLHFDDCAYQYGSGFPLGIAMLVAAGFFGYMLALLQRRVGTILSSHDGPTKTSIPSTPYQKPPKSVRPPLIPAEDEHEKQEEGFLGSIGKLLVNTWASVVEILGAIFPVFRKKEPLNYEYQNLQYQLQQKHSNAWPMQESFVIPDEDEPPSIETRTPTPRKTYPFMSKDADKIHQLRQSQVFYNEWDGDLQQHQHQQKQQQQQQHQQKQQQHRHRYYSSIPHTYYEQSFEQTNEVVFGAVQEQDGKRESVVIKPVDYGNPMFDHHNIRSRSNYMGYHYGY